From one Streptomyces sp. NBC_01478 genomic stretch:
- a CDS encoding SRPBCC family protein, whose translation MSKEFEIVYEFEVAATPQQVWDAVTSGTGGWLWPMEFDGEKRVGPFGSTLTTFDPPHRITARTEDVGFPTQSLNQIDETIEPRDDGRRAWVRYVHSGIFTDDWDNQYDGARKHNAFYMHTLREYVVHFAGRPVAFATLDGPDASTAADAFGVVGRALGLADDTEQGTRVRARGPEGQLLDAVLDFRDPYFIGLRTDSALIRFFGRNHWGAPVGISVHDFAPDADAKTNELAWRNWLDGAFA comes from the coding sequence ATGTCCAAGGAATTCGAGATCGTCTACGAGTTTGAGGTCGCCGCCACGCCGCAGCAGGTGTGGGACGCCGTCACGTCCGGTACGGGCGGCTGGCTGTGGCCGATGGAGTTCGACGGCGAGAAGCGCGTCGGGCCCTTCGGGTCGACCCTCACCACCTTCGACCCGCCGCACCGGATCACCGCCCGCACCGAGGACGTCGGCTTCCCGACCCAGAGCCTCAACCAGATCGACGAGACCATCGAGCCCCGCGACGATGGCCGGCGCGCCTGGGTGCGGTACGTGCACAGCGGGATCTTCACCGACGACTGGGACAACCAGTACGACGGCGCGCGCAAGCACAACGCCTTCTACATGCACACGCTGCGGGAGTACGTCGTCCATTTCGCGGGCCGCCCGGTCGCGTTCGCGACGCTCGACGGCCCCGACGCCTCAACCGCCGCCGACGCCTTCGGAGTTGTCGGCCGGGCGCTCGGCCTCGCGGACGACACCGAGCAAGGGACACGGGTCCGGGCCCGCGGTCCCGAGGGCCAACTCCTGGACGCCGTACTGGACTTCCGGGACCCGTACTTCATCGGACTGCGCACCGACAGCGCGCTGATCCGCTTCTTCGGGCGCAACCACTGGGGCGCCCCGGTCGGCATCAGCGTCCACGACTTCGCCCCGGACGCCGACGCCAAGACGAACGAACTCGCCTGGCGGAACTGGCTGGACGGGGCCTTCGCCTGA
- a CDS encoding ArsR/SmtB family transcription factor has protein sequence MLDVTVIEDPEAAAVSLDPIRARLLAELGAGPASATMLAGKVGLPRQKVNYHLKALERHGLVELAGERRKGNVTERLMRATAASYVISPLALAAVQPDPDRFRDQLSARWLLALGARLVRDVGSLITGATKAHQRLATYALDGEVRFASAADRAAFIQELTAGVSALIRKYDAGEAEEGRDHRIVVAVHPTVKKPSTPELDQ, from the coding sequence ATGCTGGACGTCACCGTGATCGAGGACCCCGAGGCCGCAGCCGTCTCGCTGGACCCCATAAGGGCCCGGCTGCTCGCCGAGCTGGGGGCGGGACCCGCGTCGGCCACCATGCTGGCCGGCAAGGTCGGACTGCCCCGGCAGAAGGTGAACTACCACCTCAAGGCGCTGGAGCGGCACGGCCTGGTCGAGCTGGCCGGGGAGCGGCGCAAGGGCAATGTCACCGAGCGGCTGATGCGGGCGACCGCCGCGTCGTACGTCATCTCGCCGCTCGCGCTCGCCGCCGTGCAGCCGGACCCGGACCGGTTCCGCGACCAGCTCTCCGCGCGCTGGCTGCTGGCGCTCGGCGCCCGGCTGGTGCGGGACGTCGGTTCGCTGATCACCGGGGCCACCAAGGCCCACCAGCGGCTCGCGACCTACGCGCTGGACGGCGAGGTGCGCTTCGCGTCCGCCGCCGACCGGGCCGCGTTCATCCAGGAACTGACCGCCGGGGTGAGCGCCCTCATCCGCAAGTACGACGCGGGAGAGGCGGAGGAGGGCCGCGACCACCGGATCGTGGTCGCCGTCCACCCCACGGTCAAGAAGCCATCCACCCCGGAACTGGACCAGTAG
- a CDS encoding endonuclease/exonuclease/phosphatase family protein — protein MPSKSSARLAALTVAAVCSVASTIVLTSPAHADGVRIHDIQGTTRVSPYAGQKVADVPGIVTGVRTYGSSKGFWFQDATPDDNPATSEGVFVFTSSTPKVAVGDSVTVSGTVSEYVPGGAATGNQSLTEITKPTVTVVSSGNAVPAATVISDRSVPSTYTQAGDTAASNSINALALQPKKYALDYYESLEGMNVQVSDARVVTATDPYAELWVTVKPHENATKRGGTVYGSYDQQNGGRLQIQSLGATADFPVVNVGDKLTGTTAGPLDFNQYGGYTLVANEIGTVKSAGLKRETTQKQSRGELAVATYNVENLDPSDGTFAAHAAAIVNNLQSPDIVSLEEIQDNNGATDDGTVDASVTVNKLIDAIVAAGGPTYDWRSINPVNDQDGGEPGGNIRQVFLFNPERVSFTDRAGGDSTTAVGVTKVHGKAQLTASPGRIDPANAAWSASRKPLAGEFVFKGKTVFVIANHLISKGGDQPLTAQYQPVTRSSETQRHAQATAVNAFVNEILAAQKNADVITLGDMNDFEFSDTAKILEGDGELYSAIKSLPKNERYTYDYQGNEQVLDQILISPSIRKDCFEYDSVHINSEFNDQISDHDPQVLRFQP, from the coding sequence TTGCCGAGCAAGTCCTCCGCGCGCCTTGCCGCGCTGACCGTCGCCGCCGTCTGTTCCGTGGCGTCCACGATCGTTCTCACCTCGCCCGCGCACGCCGACGGTGTGCGCATCCACGACATCCAGGGCACGACCCGGGTGTCCCCGTACGCCGGCCAGAAGGTCGCGGACGTACCGGGCATCGTCACGGGCGTCCGCACCTACGGCTCGTCCAAGGGGTTCTGGTTCCAGGACGCGACCCCGGACGACAACCCGGCCACCAGTGAGGGCGTCTTCGTCTTCACCAGCTCCACGCCGAAGGTCGCCGTCGGCGACTCGGTCACCGTCTCCGGCACGGTCTCCGAGTACGTGCCGGGCGGCGCCGCGACGGGCAACCAGTCGCTGACCGAGATCACCAAGCCGACGGTCACCGTCGTCTCCAGCGGCAACGCCGTACCGGCCGCCACGGTGATCAGCGACCGGTCCGTGCCGAGCACGTACACCCAGGCCGGTGACACCGCCGCGAGCAACTCGATCAACGCGCTGGCGCTCCAGCCGAAGAAGTACGCCCTGGACTACTACGAGTCCCTCGAGGGCATGAACGTCCAGGTCTCCGACGCACGCGTGGTCACCGCGACCGACCCGTACGCGGAGCTGTGGGTCACGGTGAAGCCGCACGAGAACGCCACCAAGCGCGGTGGCACGGTCTACGGCTCCTACGACCAGCAGAACGGCGGGCGCCTCCAGATCCAGTCCCTGGGCGCGACGGCGGACTTCCCGGTCGTCAACGTCGGCGACAAGCTCACCGGCACCACGGCCGGCCCGCTGGACTTCAACCAGTACGGCGGCTACACCCTCGTCGCGAACGAGATCGGCACCGTGAAGAGCGCCGGTCTGAAGCGCGAGACCACGCAGAAGCAGTCGCGCGGCGAACTGGCGGTCGCGACGTACAACGTCGAGAACCTCGACCCGTCGGACGGCACCTTCGCCGCGCACGCCGCCGCGATCGTGAACAACCTCCAGTCCCCCGACATCGTGTCCCTGGAGGAGATCCAGGACAACAACGGTGCGACGGACGACGGCACGGTCGACGCGAGCGTCACGGTCAACAAGCTGATCGACGCGATCGTCGCGGCCGGCGGCCCGACGTACGACTGGCGCTCGATCAACCCGGTCAACGACCAGGACGGCGGCGAGCCCGGCGGCAACATCCGCCAGGTGTTCCTGTTCAACCCGGAGCGGGTCTCCTTCACCGACCGCGCGGGCGGCGACTCGACGACCGCCGTCGGTGTCACCAAGGTGCACGGCAAGGCCCAACTGACCGCGTCCCCGGGCCGGATCGACCCGGCCAACGCGGCCTGGAGCGCGAGCCGCAAGCCGCTCGCGGGCGAGTTCGTGTTCAAGGGCAAGACGGTCTTCGTGATCGCCAACCACCTGATCTCCAAGGGTGGCGACCAGCCCCTGACCGCGCAGTACCAGCCAGTCACCCGCAGCTCGGAGACCCAGCGCCACGCGCAGGCGACGGCGGTCAACGCCTTCGTCAACGAGATCCTCGCCGCGCAGAAGAACGCGGACGTGATCACGCTCGGCGACATGAACGACTTCGAGTTCTCCGACACCGCGAAGATCCTCGAGGGCGACGGCGAGCTGTACTCGGCGATCAAGTCCCTGCCGAAGAACGAGCGTTACACGTACGACTACCAGGGCAACGAGCAGGTCCTGGACCAGATCCTGATCAGCCCGTCGATCCGCAAGGACTGCTTCGAGTACGACAGCGTCCACATCAACTCGGAGTTCAACGACCAGATCAGCGACCACGACCCGCAGGTGCTGCGCTTCCAGCCGTAG
- the dapA gene encoding 4-hydroxy-tetrahydrodipicolinate synthase, which yields MTNATASAPPPFGRALCAMITPFTETGELDLDGAQLLAERLVSEGCDGLVLSGTTGESPTTTDAEKSALVTAVREAVGDRVPLVSGVGTFDTRHTVELAHQAEKAGADGVLVVSPYYSRPPQDALEAHFREVADASGLPLMLYDIPARTGTRIEPETMIRLAEHPRIVAVKDCSYDFLGVQKVLDRTDLAYYTGCDEHILALYAVGGVGYVSTVANVVPARLRAILDAFEAGDTPVSARLQQRATPLVELMMAAGLPGTVTVKALLNSLGLPGGSVRAPLLPAGREAVDGLVAAYEEFVAG from the coding sequence ATGACGAACGCCACGGCCTCCGCCCCACCCCCGTTCGGCCGCGCCCTGTGCGCGATGATCACGCCCTTCACCGAGACGGGGGAACTCGACCTCGACGGTGCCCAACTCCTCGCCGAGCGGCTGGTGTCGGAGGGGTGTGACGGGCTCGTGCTGTCCGGGACGACCGGTGAGTCGCCGACCACGACGGACGCGGAGAAGTCGGCGCTCGTCACGGCCGTCCGCGAGGCGGTCGGCGACCGTGTCCCCCTCGTCTCCGGCGTCGGCACCTTCGACACCCGGCACACCGTGGAACTCGCCCATCAGGCCGAAAAGGCGGGCGCGGACGGGGTGTTGGTGGTCTCGCCGTACTACAGCAGACCTCCGCAGGACGCCCTGGAGGCACACTTCCGCGAGGTCGCCGACGCCTCCGGACTGCCCCTCATGCTCTACGACATCCCGGCCCGCACCGGCACCCGTATCGAACCGGAGACGATGATCCGGCTCGCCGAGCACCCCAGGATCGTCGCGGTCAAGGACTGTTCCTACGACTTCCTGGGCGTCCAGAAGGTGCTGGACCGGACCGACTTGGCGTACTACACGGGCTGCGACGAGCACATCCTCGCGCTGTACGCGGTGGGCGGGGTGGGGTATGTGAGCACGGTCGCGAACGTCGTCCCGGCTCGACTCCGGGCGATCCTCGACGCGTTCGAGGCGGGCGACACCCCCGTGTCCGCCCGCCTCCAGCAACGCGCCACGCCGCTCGTCGAGTTGATGATGGCGGCGGGACTGCCCGGCACGGTGACGGTCAAGGCGCTGCTCAACTCCCTCGGCCTGCCCGGGGGTTCGGTCCGGGCACCGCTGCTGCCCGCCGGCCGCGAGGCGGTCGACGGGCTGGTGGCGGCGTACGAGGAGTTCGTGGCCGGCTGA
- a CDS encoding antibiotic biosynthesis monooxygenase, whose amino-acid sequence MTRRTDSHPDLADPRVGAPFFSTWRVGTPLRQRQTVEAVAAAWERRPWPADDLLGYHLYTGHDASTLLHYSQWASEQAYEAFVRTRRQERVDEIDTAVPGIERIGLGRYRHYRGGGPADRGGRVPGCVVIVDVEFEGPDPDRQRAWVDAVFEALENEPAPHPGGIAAHFHLSTDGTRVLNYAEWESAQAHLEALAAPGDGIGSATAHWERVQTWPGLKSTTVSRYDHALGLVAD is encoded by the coding sequence ATGACCCGTCGTACCGACTCGCACCCCGACCTCGCCGACCCCCGCGTCGGCGCCCCCTTCTTCAGCACCTGGCGCGTCGGCACACCGCTGCGCCAGCGGCAGACCGTCGAGGCGGTCGCCGCCGCCTGGGAGCGCCGGCCCTGGCCCGCCGACGACCTCCTCGGCTATCACCTCTACACCGGGCACGACGCCTCGACCCTGCTGCACTACTCGCAGTGGGCGAGCGAGCAGGCCTACGAGGCGTTCGTCAGGACCCGCCGCCAGGAGCGGGTCGACGAGATCGACACCGCCGTGCCGGGCATCGAACGGATCGGTCTCGGCCGCTACCGGCACTACCGCGGCGGCGGCCCGGCGGACCGGGGCGGACGCGTCCCCGGGTGCGTCGTGATCGTCGACGTCGAGTTCGAAGGACCCGACCCCGACCGCCAACGGGCTTGGGTGGACGCGGTGTTCGAGGCGCTGGAGAACGAGCCCGCGCCGCACCCCGGCGGTATCGCCGCCCACTTCCACCTCTCCACCGACGGCACCCGCGTCCTCAACTACGCCGAGTGGGAGAGCGCCCAGGCCCACCTGGAAGCCCTCGCGGCACCCGGCGACGGCATCGGCTCCGCCACCGCGCACTGGGAACGCGTCCAGACCTGGCCCGGCCTGAAGAGCACCACGGTCAGCCGCTACGACCACGCGCTCGGGCTCGTCGCCGACTGA